The genomic segment ataatgtttttattaataataaacatttttcttatatgaataaaattacTATCATAtgtaatcaattaattaaatataaaacatatacgctaacaagagaaagagagaacaagagaaaagagaatagGGGAGATGAGAGAGGGAGATAGATacttttctgaatttttttccgtagtttttcctctctctttttttttatgtgggatTTTCCTTTTTGAGTGACTTGACTTACCCTCCAAGGTTTTCCAATAATGGTGTTTGGATCGTTGACTAGAGTTTCCttcaagaataatttaatttattctaatCATGTTTGGATAGGAAAATAtggatataatatttaattctcCAAGAATTGGTTGCCTGAGTCAAAACATAAATACATTTCCCTTTAACTACCCTCGAATCCTTCTTAGAGGCAAGACACTAATTTAATCCATTACCTTTATCTACATTTCCCTTCTAGACTTTTATTGATATGAGAGAAAGCTAACCAACATGAATTTATACCTGCATTAGAGGATGTAAAGAagatgctttatatatatatataaacatggaTTCGCATCATTGAACCTAGGATATGAGTAGTCGAGGctttcttttgaaattaattgaacTGAAGAGCTTTTCAAAGCAAACCATACAAGCATGATACCTCATTTCTCATGTATCCATTTCTTGCTGAAGACTATATCCATCATGGATTCTGTTCAAGTTCTTCATTTCTGACTGAGCTTTGACAATAAAAATCAAGCTTTCTCAAGTGAATTCTATGTTTCTTTATTCCTgcacaactaaaaaataaatatttatataaaactaaagattaaaaacaaagattGGATATGAAGTGACCTTTCAAGTGATGGGTGACGAGGATATTGCGCCATACAAACTTTTTCTTGAGGGATTGTTAGAGTCAAGCCTAAAATTGAGCTAAAACTCATAATCACCTCTTACAAGACTCAAGTTCAATAGTTTTGGTGGGACtcgaataaagatcaaattcacTACATCTTGCCTTTTTAAACCAAGTAATTAATTCCTGAGTTtacctgtatatatatatatatatatatatatatatatatataattgttaaatcaTCTGTTAGAGAGCTTATCATGATAAAGATATTCAATTGTTGTTTTATCCATCACAATGCTCATCATGACaacataattcaaaaaattccATCCATCAAAACATTtgctatataaaaaacaaaattgttacGGATAAAGCTCTTATTCCGATCGACTGATACTGCTATGACATATAACTTGTGACTTTTGCTTCCTCTTTAATTTGTTCTCGCATCCGTTATTTAAAGTCTAAGACAACTAAGGTTGGACCTCTCATTAGAGGCTTGTCTAAAGTgtttcaaatataaaagatcCTAAGGttagtataaatatattttttttgatatacttTTTCtacaatgtttttaaatttttaatagttatgaattaaattttgacTTTCGGTTTAGAGAAGTTTTATTCCATTATTGTTTTAGATTCTAAGAAGAGatattttcaactttatttatGGACATTTAAATTCTTGTTTTacctaaattttatatatatatatatatatatatataaaaaaaagatgttgtttTCATTCAAGCTTTTTGAATGGTTTCTGCggtaaacatgttttttttatgatttttttaattcgtaaatattgttgatttggataaagaatgaagcaaaataaatgaattttattgatttaactttcaaattaaaagaacaagataattaaaaatcattacgCTTAACGATAACTTGGAATATTTAATCATTTTCACTCTTAAACCTTTCAtcactaaatataaaaattgcttttcaatctttaatttgattgatgttaagaaattaattagagttttttttctatttaaaaaaaaactatttgaattttgattaaattttttttttaattgccttTAGTGTCAATTGAAAAAGCATGccactaataaaaaacaaattggaaaaaaactgtatgtataagaaaaaataatttgttaaataataatttgttttcttaagaaTTTAAATCTTAGCTTTCatacaaatatctattttaattgtaaaagaatagataaaaatagattttcaaaACTACTCTAGGATAACTCGCGGGTATATAACTAGTTTTCAACTATATATTGTAAGTAAAAGTTATAATGTTTTGAACTTATGGTTTCCGTGTACGAATCTAATGTACAATTCTTGGAAATGTCATATTGCAGTCCTTGAACTGGATAGTAGAGATGTGAGTTAATTTTCATTGTAAAACCACGCTTGCTAGGCATTTCAAATGTTATATTTGGGTAATAATAGACACTTAGCCCAGATCGAGCATGCTAGATGTCAAGGGAGAAGGTCCGCTGGGCCTAACCTTTCTAGTTTCATCAAGAGGTGTGAAAGCCAGCAGCTGCAAGCATACTTGACATCCTCCGCCCCTTGTTTATGCAATGATAAAAATCCCGAAAAGGAAACCAGTATGAGTAGAAACAAAAACATCACTAGCACCATAACCCAACATTATCAGCAGTGTTTGGTGACGGTGCTGGCAGTGGCAGTGACTTCATAAAAAGATTATGTTTGGATTATAAGGTAgtgatttcaattaaattaaaaaaaataacttgtactTTACCATTTAcatgttaatatataaatacttagtataaagaaattaattataaattatttttatgggaTTCAAATATATGCACATCCTAAGTTGAGAAGGTTTACGAGGATGAGGTCAACTAGACCTCTAAATTATTTTGTACGAGTCAAAAAACAGACCTTCCAAATCCAGGAGCGTgccattgaattttaaaatttgaacaaCTCCTTCTCTTTTGTATGCTTGGCAACATTGTAATAAGTTgaagccaataaaaaaatagaaagagacaCCTtattaagtatatatatatatatatatatatatattgatgaaaGAAGCCACAGAGATTTTGAAAATCTAAGCGATGTGGACACATCTCGCCTcaggaaaatattgaaaaattgatTGCTGatgaaggaaggaaggaagcacCACATGGTTTGGGTGAGAAGTAGTACTCTATATTGCTAACatgtttattttgtaatatttttttttattattattattattagtgtaTGGATCAAGGGCAAACGCTCAACACCGAATAGCTAGTAATGTAGGGATCGAACCTgtgttttttaatggaaaagttACTTTATTTAGATATGCGAGAGATTGCAAGATTTCCAGATGTTGTTTACGtttgagagagaaaagtgtAAGATCATATCTTGTTTATTCTCATGATTAAAGCTTCCTCTTGCTGCAAATACATTTTTTGTATGATgctatcaaaaacaaaataaactatatatatataatattatgttaataaaccatctcaatccaagaaattaagttattaaatgGTGTTTTAagagtattattattttatttatcaatcataaattaaattgattatatatatatatatatatatctatctaTCTTAGTTGGGGATCAATCAAtcttgttaatattttattttccaccttaaaattactaattaatagcttccaataggaagaaaaacgtacgtcttctcttttattttggattcattGATAAGTATTGAAGCTTCGGCTGTTTAAAATAGTTGGAATCTTGTTCAAAATTCTCTGAATGGCTCCATCAACAAAAAGTTAGTTAGGAGAGAATATGATGAAATCATGTGAACAagattaattaccctagctagCAACTTCATATCAAGCAGTAGGATAGGCTATGTGGATCACAGGCACTATCCATTCTTGGTTTCTAAATAGAGTAATAACAGGCCAGCCCCTCCATTGGGTAAATACCAGGGTTAATTAGGATACTCAGCTATTAACCAAAGTGAGAATTAAGCTAATTATGTACAGGATAATCATTGCTTGGCTGATGGAAACACAACAAGAGAAATAAGGGGATAAagtatttacttatttatttatagtacAACTAAAGGAAGCAAATAATGTTAtaggaagaaaaagagaagctAAAGCACTGTCATAGGACCCATAGCTTGTCTCTTCATTAGCCCCATCTGATatgattttcattatttatttttcctctctgcaacatttctctcttcttcttctagctACTCTtgaaatatattcttaattcctttctcaaaacctaaaaagaaaaaaagaagaagaagaagaagaagagatactTCATATTAACTCACTGTTTTTGGTGATGTCAAGCAATAAAGGGAAAGATGTAGCGGAAGGTTCATCAAGAGCTGTTGCTATGGCTCCCGATCAGCAAAATCCACCTCCCTTGAGTCGATACGAATCGCAGAAGAGGCGCGATTGGAACACCTTTGGTCAGTACTTGAGGAACCAGAGACCCCCAGTTGCATTATCACAGTGCAACGCAAATCTTGTGCTTGAATTTCTTCGATACCTCGATCAATTTGGCAAGACTAAGGTGCACTTACAAGGGTGTGTCTTTTTTGGACAACCTGAGCCGCCAGGGCCCTGTACTTGCCCACTTAAGCAAGCCTGGGGTA from the Populus nigra chromosome 1, ddPopNigr1.1, whole genome shotgun sequence genome contains:
- the LOC133702531 gene encoding protein LIGHT-DEPENDENT SHORT HYPOCOTYLS 7-like codes for the protein MSSNKGKDVAEGSSRAVAMAPDQQNPPPLSRYESQKRRDWNTFGQYLRNQRPPVALSQCNANLVLEFLRYLDQFGKTKVHLQGCVFFGQPEPPGPCTCPLKQAWGSLDALIGRLRAAYEENGGLPETNPFASGAIRVYLREVRDSQAKARGIPYKKKKKKRNPMKANDESSSFHMQ